The following nucleotide sequence is from Mangifera indica cultivar Alphonso chromosome 1, CATAS_Mindica_2.1, whole genome shotgun sequence.
attttatgatttgattcaTTATCatcttcttattttgtttttgcttgATAACATGTCAATTTTGTAGGTTATGTACTTCCGAAGTTTGCCCAGCTCACTGTGACTTCTTACTATGCTGCATCAAGTGCTTCACATTATGGGATTTCGCTTCTAACTCGGCATATCGAAGAGGCCCACATGTCCAAAACTTGGCAAGAAAGGCTAAAGTGATCTTCTTGTAGGTGCCAATGAAGAATCTATATTTCTCAAATATACAAACCCGGCCATATATTTGACAACCTTTAGACAGCTACTTGTGGTATTTTTTTTGACACTACAAAATGTgcttaaattaataaagtatcGGTTAATGGTTTAATTTGCATCACTGAAATGTTTCATCTACTCAAATTTATTGGTTATATTAATGATTCTGGGGAGGGGGTGATAGTGTATTGTTATTCAATGTATAAGGCTGTTGGAGATATCTGTGATTCTCGATGGGCCAAAACAGatttattctttctttataataaatCCTCactgtgtaatttttttttttaattgagaaaactttatatgagttgggtcttttttttttttttctggtgatGAGTTGGCTATACTCAACAGGTGAAATCCTAGTTCAATGACTGATCTCACTggataatttgttaaatttgttattggAAAGCTCTTTACATTGCCCCAACAAGGGTATAAATGAAAGCTAACTTTTCTAGGTTGTGCTCCCATAAACATCCTGAAATGAGCCCTTTTGTGGCATGTGATGTGGGGTAAGTCCTGACACAGAGATTATACAGACATTAGTACATTACTATTAATAACAGAACCAGAATGTACCTGACCTTGGACAACATTGGATTCTATTAGTtctactctttttttaatttgaaattttattgaagATTTTTCGTCCACAAAAATCTCAAACATTATATCAATTTACATCCCAGTCAAACttgtcaattaattataatgtttttcACCTTGCCGACcagggaaagaagaaaagaagccCTGCGAGTGGTTATCGATCCTAGACAACTCCTTTGTCTTGCATAGGATAATTTGAGTGACAAAGGAGTTGATTCTAAATATGAGAATAaagattttaatcattttcaatgattttttaatattaaactcttgACGAAGGAATGATCtgattcaaataatttttgttttaaaaaaaaaacattttgattaTAGCCCCAAGATTAATCATGGTGTCTAGATGGGTTATCTATCATAAGATTGATCCCATCCTGGGATCAATTATGATGTGTTTAACCAAAATCAAAGGGCTATTAGTGAATTGATAACGATCATGGTGTCTCGGATCAAAATTGAGAGGCTATTAGCACAAATAGACAACCTTCGGATCATCATCCCAAACCTAGTTGTGATTTCTCCAAGCAAAATTGAATGGCTATTAGTGAACCATAATCTTAAGACCAATCTTGGTATCTCCAACCAAAGTTGAAGGGGTCTTAGTGTATCAACAACCCTTAGATTATGATTTTACAGCTGAACATGGTGTTTGCAGCCAAAATTAAACGCCCACAAATCCTTGAAAAGCTTGTGGTTTAGAGTCTAACTGAGGCTTAAATGTGGAAAAAACAACATTCCCTAcctcttaatttgaaaagtttatctTCTCATCTGTCatccaattttgttaataaaaacaCATATGCCAAAATATAAGGATGATATTTAATGTCGATATTTACTATGTTAATGATGAAATATTGGTAGactataaacaaattattcagAGTCAAGAATACAAATACCATTAGTGATAAATATCGTTGACAATCTGGGTAAAGTTGATTTTGGCCAAATAACGCCTAAGATTGCGTGATTTGATATGTTGAGATGGTGCAATTCCACTTGATTTGCACCATTCTAGTGTAATTCAAGGGGAATTGCATACGCATTAATTAGCTAGAgttatttcttttcctttctctgtAACTTACAAACCGAACCATGATAGACCTGTCATTTTTAGCCTTCATAATCAGTTAGTTCACACCcactattttctttctctttgtcaaATTTATCATCAGAATTAGATTAGATTGGAATCGAGTTTATTCGAGTTTAAGCTTAACTCGAATaactttaaaataagtttaactcaagtaagtttgaatttgagctcaaactcaaacctGATatcgattaaaataatattattttaatatcaaaaagaGATTAACACTTGAGCTTAAACTCAAGCTGATGCCATTTTCTGGTATAAGATTAGATACACTTATGAGGAAGTATGAGATGCGAGCAtttaggaaagaaaagagagaaagaaagagagataatttcaactttaataaactattaaatGTTACTGAGGATTTTCAACCAAATGTTTGAAAGATACTCTTAACAATTTGTCAATTCTATAGTCAAAGTTAATAGAATTTATTGACGAAATTAGATTAtatgagtgaaaaaaataaaattttcaaacttaagacATGAGATATTTTCAGTTTATCAAAGTTCTTGTGGGAAGTAGTCATTCATCCTTTAAGTCAAATGCatagaaatatgaaaatgtggATAGCATCTTGTCTGTCGACCcaaaaaataaaggccaaaagagtattttccacccaaagtatgtttttttctaaatttctcccgttaactttgaatttCATTTATCCATCCATGAGCTATtggaaaaatgattttaaagataaaatcattattttatctatactattaaaaataaacttaaattttattttatttttctcctcaaaccctaaaaactaacaattttctctcaaccaaagttttcaaaaacaatattttttctcctAGGGTTTTCGAACTTTcagattaaatttttcaataacgATCGATGATCTCCAAATGACGTCTCTTTCTCTCCAACGTCTTCTCTTTTCGACCGTACGATGTCTCCCCCTCTTAGGCATCGTCGTCGAGTCTTTGTCTTTGAACGAAGACAATTTGTCTTTGTCACAAATGAAGACGCGTTATCTTCATTGACGATAATGTCACACggctttaaaatatttatgactGAAAAAAAGAGCCGTTGGAGAGGGAGAGTACATGCTTGGAGATCATTGGTCATCAATTGGATCTGAAGGTTTGAAAACTCTAGagaaaaaaatacagtttttgaaaatttgggttaggggaaaattattagtttttaggatttgaaaaaaaatgatataactaatagaCTTAACTAATTTTAACCGTCTATGAATagataaattagattttcaaagttaaaagaacGGCTTTAGACaaatagcatactttgggtgggacttagccctttggccaaaaataaataaacatttctaATTGGTTTTCTTGTCTGAGAATGCTAATGTTTGATTTGACAAGTGTCCAATAACCAATTAAACAAGTGGGCCCTTCAAAAGGCCCACAACTCAGTTTCTTTGTCCAATCATGCTCCAACTTGGGTTCCGTATGGTAATCATGTTCTCAAATCTTGTCCTATAATTgacattttcatttcatttaaattatatttttttaatccaaaaataaatattaagttatCTTATGAAAAAAAGGGTTTGAGCTCTTGTATCTCAAACTCTAATATCActcatagagagagagagagagagagagagagagagagagagagagagagagagagagagaggttgtgtgtgtatatatatatatatatatatatatatatatatatatatccaaaagacttattcccatataaaattttcaaactctcgtaagtaaaattttaaaaatctaaatatccatatttatattaaaatttattgttagagccaaaagtaaaaaaattatttaactaacaaaattaaaaaattataatttctccccataatttaaaaaactaacaaattttttctatctaaattttgaaaaataactatttctctTTCAAGagtatttttctcctttttcgaTGGCCATTTTCATTTCGACCATTAGTTGACCTCCCCacatctcttcttctcttgCCAAATTGTGAAGATCCGATCGAAAATTGACATCTCCATGATAAGATGATAATAGTCATTGATCTTTAGGCTTTGgtgagagaagaagagatttcGGAAAGTCAGTCAACAATTGAAACAGAAATAATGGtcggagaaagagaaaaaaatcttagaaGGGAAACAATCGGTTTTTGAACTTTGAGAGagaattattaactttttaaactaaaaagaaaaattgttagttttcaaattaaagacgaatattagttttttaaaatatttttatttgaatgatatttttatttttaattctaataaaaaattataacaaaaatatgaatattttaatttttgaaatttctcaAATTAGGGTTTAAGATTAGAtaaaacctttggtgggaataagtctttgtgcatatatatatatatatagatatatacatatatatatatatatatgtatatgtatatgtatagagAGAGAGACACACACACGTACACATCAATTATGGTGCATTTAGTACAGaactagaaaaacaactaataGGCTCAAAAGAAAGTGGGAACGAAAGAGAGGAAGTGTAACAGTTTTCCAGCAGTTTGATTTGGTGGTGTCGGCTACTTACTTCTGTGTTACTTGGAAAAAGATTGCTGCTGCTGATTTTACTGTATAAACTGTCAACCTCGTCTGCAACTTTATGGGGTTGTGGACCGACGTTTCTTAAATTCCAGTGCTCTCTCACTCCTTTTTATTTGTCAAGAATAAGGAGAGGGTGATATGAAAGTGGTCCAAATTACTGTCTATAATATGATGCTTCTTCATTTGTCTTTATTGTTTCCATCTTTTATCATCTTCCCCTTCACATGCCCCTCCTCTTCTGCATTTACTTGTGGGGTCTTGATTGTTGCCTTTGATGGTAACACTCCactctattatttttaatgtgtttgattgaaATGAGTTGGAAGTGCACATGGacatgtattttttaaaaaactggTGTAGATTCAGGATGGTAGATCATATAGAAAAATCATGTTTTCGTTTCGATAATCTAGGATATCTCGATGTCATGATTTCAGCTCTCATGTATGTATggaaaatagtaaaattatatatacaaattaaaatgataatatctaatttaataattttaaaataagtcttcataaattattatcttgatttatataaataagtttctttttttttttttgtccataGCCATGCCCTTGGCTGGGTTGAGCGTTTCCTTTAAGTTCGTCAGTGGTTTGTCATAAATGTTTCATTCTTATTATTTCCCTTTCAATGCTCACAACCACATCTAACGACTTCAACGCCTCAGCAGGGTTGCTATATTTCGCCCAGGCTCTAGAGTTTGGTATTTTAATGTAGCAAACCGACCTTTCTACGTATTCACAATTGGTCAAATGACTGTTTACCACTTCAGATTTGATGTAAACTCAATGTTTTAtctattaactattaaaaattaaaatatttatctatctattaaagtttattatttatgttaaagataaaattgttatttaaaaattttatttatatttatattttatgattaccattaaattttaaaattttatttttgtcacctaatctcatattttctaagtttaaaagAGACTTCCTCTCCCCCAAATATAGGGTTTCAACTTTGATGTTTTTTCCATCTGCATTTGCCCCCTGCCTTTTGAAAAGCGCAGCTTCATCCCTCTTCAATTTTAGTTTCGATCATCATCAGTGCCCTTCTCCTTTGAGATCAAGCCATCAACGTCCTTCTTCCTCCCATTGGTGCAAAATAGGGCCAAAATAGAGCGAGAGATCTTGCTTGATTTCGGCCCCATTTTGCGTTGATGAGAGTCAACAGGGAGGAAGGCTGGCACTAACAGAGTGGAATACATTGGACCTGCTCAATTTCGATAGATGATAGCAATAAGAAACTGAGAAGGAGGTGCTCGATGACAACACAAAGGAGACGAAAAATTGCGTCTAGAAGTTGCCACGAAGGAGCAAACTCCTTGGAGACTGGTACTAGGCTTAAAGAAGGCTCAACCTCTAGCAACGTAGCAGCAATCGAAATAAAAGATTGGGGTatacatcaaaattttcaaaaccttggGGTGGCggcaaacaaaatgaaaaatatgtggggggtttgaaaatttgtcaagGAAACCCTAAAACCTACGGGGGAAACAACAAGTTTtgaaacctgaaaaaaaaagatagtctgaaaagaaaaaatattttttcaaaatttaagggaTAATCttaaaagatgaatttaaataaaaatttttaataatggcTTTAccctaacaataataataataataaagtttagatttttaataattaataattagttgAGAAGAAGTTGAGTTCACATCCACCcataggtgggaaatagtcatttggctttGGCGACTTTGTGCAAAAAGACAAATTTCAACTAGATTTTTTGCATTAAGAATCTAAAAATTGTGGTTTTAAGTATAAATCTATTGACAGCAACGTAGGTTTGGATTtttaaagaaaccaaaatattatatttatatattactttatttctaaAAGTTTTTACGTATTGCTGactttaaaaatacaaaaataaggCAATCGTAGGTGTgtagattaaaaattaataaaaaattatttttggaaaatCTTTAGTTAggataatttttaatcaatgaaaatagaaaatattataaaaataaattatctaaaaaattatttaaaataaattattattatatttaaaaaaataataaatataaataattattatatttagttgaataaaataaaaaataactaaaatattattttatctaaatgtcttaaaaattatcaaatataataattctaaaatattttttatattatttattatattaattaaaaataaaagtatttttgtcttataaaattaacaaattaaaatagaatcGTAACAAAATCTAAATTACTTTGTCAAAATATCATTAGTGTAATAGAGACTCAAAtgtagatattttttttaattttttaattttattaatttttagaatcaTCAAATCCttgaaaaagaatatatatatatatatatatatatgtatgaagtGAAAGGTAGTTGGAGTGGTAGGGGGTAGGGTCAATGCAATGAATTTCTTTGAATTGCTTAGACTGATGAATAGAGAAACCAACCAAGTGTTTATAGAGAATGAATCGAGGAGAACAGTTTCTTAAAATGGATTGAGGACAACTTTCCCACCAATTAAACTGAAACTGAATCTGAAAGCTTAAATAGCAATTAATTGCAGTGTGTTTTCTCATTGATCTCTGATGTGACCAGGTCACTTTGGACATTTAAGGCTTTGTTGATTGTCAGTTgggtttgattttgttataaaactaattttatttttcctcctccttgtcaaataattataattttacctcaCCAAGACTTCCCACgtgattatttatataaatttgtatatttaattataaatataaataataatatgttatcatataattgattattattttatttttaatataaaattatgtaattatatgataatatattattatttatatataaaattatatatattatttgtatatataattgtaagtgcatgcatataattaataatgttGGATGGGTACAATAATTGTAGTGAACGGAAGATAAGTTGCCTTTGAGTTGAATTTGTTACCTATTGAGTTTCCTTTTTCCTATTAATGCACTTGACTGTCCCATCCGTCTGGTTACAGCCCCCACCTTCTTGAAACTCTGATAACCTTAACAGCTACTTCTGCAATTCATCTCTGTCGATTAATCCACCaattaagcttccatttcaacTACTTAAAAGTTCATGTGTTATGTAAATTTTATGATagtgaatgaatattttatgttGATGTATTGAAAAAGTATCAGTGGTTAAAATTATTGTACTTCAATCACCAGCTTCATCTTTCTCAATTTGCTAAATTCCTTGTTCCTGTTGGTACACCAACCATAGTGACTTGATAATATCctaaaaagtgataaaaaattttgtcttaaaaagtaaaaaaatcgtcattgaaagtaaaaaaattctaaaagataaaaaattcatttttaaaaataaaatattttgtctttaaacttaatatttattgtcataacattatatataaaattgtattaaaagaaaatcattcctttttttattttttattttatattttattacctgttaataatatattagatttttttatgttatcaaattgtaaaattaattaattgaattattttttaagtaataatgttattattgatataatttttaaaattatttttattgaaaataattttttaaaattttataaataaagaggataaaaatttaattttaattataaataaaataaaataatataaataacaaaaaataaactatcaaaataatttttataaaactttatccAAATGCTCTTAAAGTAATACTGATAATAAAAATAGCTTAACAGGATAATCTTTCGTTAATCCGACCCAACCCCAGCAACCCCTGATGCAAAACACAAATCCCAACAAGAAGCTGAAAAGCACAATTTTGGACACCTCGCATTTCAGTGCCTCCACCGTAGTttgttaacaataaattaattcattctACAAATTGTTCATAATCTGCAAACAACTCTAACCTGTTTACCCTGccataataaattaattgaaaataagattattttttattaaaaaattaataaataaaaatataattataataatatcaaaattattttaatattattttaatacttaaattaaaaataataataaaagtactttttatattttttattatatcattattaataataattataaaataaaaaatataatataataacaaaaaaataaattatcaatctaATCTTTCTTTATCACTGACCAAACACCTCATAAATGCCCGACTCGTCGTCCACGACGAGACAAACAGCTAACTTGGACCTTTCTccactttatttttgtttgaaatccATGGTTGAATGAGCATACGTTCTAACGAAGTGACTAAATTAATTACCCATGTCTGCCAGttttataagtttgaaatattttcaatgTGTCCAcgttaaatcataatttttcgGCCCCACAAATTTGAGAAccatatgataaaaattatcaGGAAGCCCACTTTTTAAGTGGCCTAAAACTTGCCACCATAACTGTTTCCTCAACTTCAGGTTTCACCTCACCTGAGCTTCCACCTCAATCTTTTAATAAGGTCTGAGTTATCAaactttattcatttatattttcatttacataaacatatgaataaaaattaattaattaattaattaaattcaaatttctctctttaattaattaatttatttacaggTCCCTATACTAttgcttaattttttatcatcttaacttcttcttcttcttcttcgtcattaaattaacaaagatgaagatataATCACCTGAAATTTTGCATGCCAGTTGCCAtggaaaaatcattttctttctgCATTTTCTgcagaagcagaagaagaaagaCGTGAAAGCTCTATGCACACGTGCGTTTCTACATGTATTCACAAGTGGAACCAGAGATTAATTGCACCCATCAGCATGGCATGgccatttttttaatgatttggtCTCATGTTATAAGAAGGAAGAAGCacgtaaagataaaattttaattgagaaaTAATTAGTGATCAAAAAGTGAAGAACGAAAATGAATTAATTCTCTCAAATGCTCTTTCAACAAAAGTGAAGTAATAGAATTAACATGAATGTTAATATTACAGATGTAGATCTAAACTCACTTGGTCTTGTCCGTTTGGTTTCGACTCATAAACGAACGACCGTGGCCCGTTAGAGCCGCCATTAACAACcacttgatgatgatgatgatgaggtcTCAATTCTTCGGAAGCAAACAATGGCAAAGGATGCAACGAACGGTCACGATTGAAGCTAACATTACTCTGAACGGCGGGGATTCGCCACATCCCCAACGGGCTGCCGTTGATGGGCGACTGTGAACTATAAGAGCTGCTATTATGGCCGCCGTAAAACCTGGTGTTGCTACTCCATGAAGGATAATTCGGTGTTGGAGCTGGAGGTGGAGCTGAACCTAGCCGGTAGTTCATTAGGCCGTAAATATGCGCGTCGGAGAAGGAATTGTGCACCATCGTCGATTGAAGATGCGCTCTTTTCGCGTGTTGGCGCTCTCTTTTGTGGGCGTTTTGATGGCCGCCTAAGGCTTGAGATGTTGGGAAGTTTCTGCAGCAGTAATGGCATTCGAATCTTCGACTGTTATCAACGTTACTGtcgttaataatattattattctcGTTAATCTCTTTGACACTGGTGCTACCTTCGTTATTTGTTTCAGCTGATTCAAAGATATCATCACCACCGCTGCCGCCAGCGGATGTGTTATCGGCGGTTCCGAAATGTTTCCCGAAGAGACGAATGCCCTTTTCTTTATTGACCAAAGGAGGCGCCGGACGGATGAAGGGAAGCTGAGAAAAGGATTCTACGTTCATGAAGTCATGAGTTTCTCTCTCACTAGTCTTGTCCATGAAGCAGGGGGTgtaaacaagaaaaatgaaaagtttgAAAGAGGGGAGGAGAGAAAATGGAGAAAGGGGAAGATGAAAACGGTGGGGCCTATAAAAGGAGAGAGGAGGAACAGGAAGAGGAATTGATGAGCAAATGGGGTTATGAGAGTGAGGGCTGACAAGGCCACAAGTTAGATGATGAGAGTTAGTTTGGGTTCACAAAGTACTatctttcacttattttttatttgttttgttttggaaacTTCCAATCACCTTCCTCACTTCTTCGTATTTAATTCTCAACCCCTAAGGATTACACCAAGGAGAAAAGAAACATTTGTATAATGAATAtgtataaaacaatattatgtatatatatttttagtattcaatttatatacacatataatatatcatcatataattaagtattattttatttttaatttaaaattatctaatcatatgataatatataatctatatacttaaattatatactaaaaatatatatgtatagttttattgatatgcaTACAATCAACCAATAAGagcataaatttatatcatatatactAGATGACGCATTTTCCTTAGCTAATTTTGCATGCATTTGTTGCAAAGAACATACACACTACCATGAAATGTCCGCATGAGTTGGTTATATGagcaataaattaatatacaactatcaataaaattatatatacataattttgaatatctaattaaatatttagataatatattattatataatatgatgattttaaattaaaaataaaataatattaaatcatataaattattgaCTAATTATAAGCGCATTGTAAATACAAGATACATTCATTAGCAAGGTGGAAAGATGTCAAGTTTTATGTATATTACTATCAGAAAGGTTCAATCTTGTAACAACACCACACTGATTCAAGAGTTGCTATTTAATGATACGTTATAAATCTATGGTCTTTAATATTGAGTACTCTTTACTTTGCATGTTAACTACAAATCTTGGGTTAAACTGTTATCAaccattgtttatttatttattgatattagtAAAAGTATCGGAATGATCATTGCATATAGCACTTAAAAGGCTACTTTAAATTGGCGGACAACTTTTtcaaaaacatagaaaaaggGATGGACGATGGTTAAGAACAAGAATATTCAAGCTACTCTGATCAATTGTGATATGATATGTAATAATGGTATCGATA
It contains:
- the LOC123217258 gene encoding zinc finger protein 8 isoform X2, which gives rise to MDKTSERETHDFMNVESFSQLPFIRPAPPLVNKEKGIRLFGKHFGTADNTSAGGSGGDDIFESAETNNEGSTSVKEINENNNIINDSNVDNSRRFECHYCCRNFPTSQALGGHQNAHKRERQHAKRAHLQSTMVHNSFSDAHIYGLMNYRLGSAPPPAPTPNYPSWSSNTRFYGGHNSSSYSSQSPINGSPLGMWRIPAVQSNVSFNRDRSLHPLPLFASEELRPHHHHHQVVVNGGSNGPRSFVYESKPNGQDQKRTCA
- the LOC123217258 gene encoding zinc finger protein 8 isoform X1 — translated: MDKTSERETHDFMNVESFSQLPFIRPAPPLVNKEKGIRLFGKHFGTADNTSAGGSGGDDIFESAETNNEGSTSVKEINENNNIINDSNVDNSRRFECHYCCRNFPTSQALGGHQNAHKRERQHAKRAHLQSTMVHNSFSDAHIYGLMNYRLGSAPPPAPTPNYPSWSSNTRFYGGHNSSSYSSQSPINGSPLGMWRIPAVQSNVSFNRDRSLHPLPLFASEELRPHHHHHQVVVNGGSNGPRSFVYESKPNGQDQVSLDLHL